The following DNA comes from Nicotiana sylvestris chromosome 10, ASM39365v2, whole genome shotgun sequence.
AACATGCTCTAAAAGAAATTGCAATGCAtactcaaaaaataaaatcaagaatacataagtgcttcCACTGTTGCTCCAGTTGGCCTTGTTGCGGGCATATGcgccatatcttcttggaggcAAAATAGTTCATCCATGATCTgtcggacaaaaatcataactgaagCGAAGAACATGGACAGGGTCATGTCTTTGCACTtgttgcacttcatcacaatgtagtccgcAATCCTCCTAACCCTCTCCCTAATGATACCCTTCTCTTGTAGCAACCGTCCAATCTGCTGAGATCTGTCCTCCAAAACTTGTTCGATTGTATAATTTTTCTCCTCAAACTGCTGCAGGTTTTTTTCTAGTTGCGACATCAGGGCATAGCCATGCTCCCTTTCTACTTTGAAGTCTCTTGCCTGATTGGTCATTTGGTTCTCAAGTACATCGACCTTTTTCTTTAGACCCACAATTCCTTTGCCGTACATCTCCTTCAGTTGTCGGACGAAACTAGCCCATCCCTCCATACTCTTATCTAACTCAGCACGAGCCTTTCCTAGTTCAGCTTCAGTTTTCTCTAACTCAAAACCGTTATCATGTACTTTTAGCTTAAGCTTTTCTATAAGTTTCTTCTCCTTTTCACTCTTGACAGGGTTCtcagctgctattttcatttttcgGATTTGGACTtggagggcttcattttctttgaccAGCCTCCTCCTTTCACCTTCCACTTCTTGTTCCTGGAGATCATTATTGAATTCCATGTTTCTCAATTTTTGATCCAAGGTGTGAATGGCGGCttgatattttttctctttttctccccaggCCAATATTTCTTGGACTTTATTATCAAAAGCTTGAATATGAGGTCTCTTGGTAGGACTCTCGGGCTCGGGCTCTGGTTCATTGTTTGCacaagaccttttctcaaaccatGCAACATAATCTGTATCCATTTCCCCCTTTGCAacatctggtacctgggtgccatttttcagataccggcaaccattccaatcctgctgaactaagGTTTCAagcaatgcagcttctggatgtaactcaatgacctgggtggttagatcttcatcttcgggcACCACCTAATATCTTCCTAACTGCCTTAAGACCCTCTGTGGTGAATATGGCTGGACACTCCTCaaacccatcaacattaggtaacCCTTGGTAGCCTTCATGTGTATGGCTtcttgtaaggccccgtgaaaattcCTACCCAAAACTCGAAAGATCGTAGTGCCAAGTTAgaaatatgtgttagaaattGGTAAAATTCTTCACAGCGAGCAAGATCGCCACGCTTCGGATCCTTTGGACTGATCTTTGCActaaaaagttaaggaataatgTTTTCTAGAAATCTGTGTTTCcgtggtccattatgcggtcgcataatagctatgcggaccgcatagtcgtcgcatagtcagacagtttgatggttaattttgaggtcaactatgcagcCAATTATGCGATCTCATAAAcaatatgcggtccgcatagtcattgcataatccccttggaatttttgcgagtggcagttctgcggtgcattatgcgaccgcagaacaggtatgcggaACGCATTTTTGCCGCATACCCTGATAGTTTGTTCAGGtttttgggaccatttttgctgtccattttgcgggccgcatgtccattatgcgatcgcagagtgtgtcggggctcctattttctatattttaaaacccgaccccatcccattaaaaacacctCCTTAGGTCCCTTTTATGATATTTTACTGCAAATAGAGTGAGAAAGGAAGTTCTAGAGGGAGAGAGTGATCTTCATCAAGTTTTCCACTCAATCCTTGCCTATActcttgaagattatcaagtaaagtTGCTAGGACTTCACCCCAAaaggtaagaacttgagccctaacCTTTAATTTTGAAGTTTgcactaaaatgagtaattagcaagtgggttcatgggtataaaaaatagattttcttgcatgcataagtGATAATAGATTATGGGGAGGTTGTGAGCTAAAACgatagcaattggggtgtaagATGATGAAAATATCTCACAAAAAGGATCCTAAAATCACAATGCACACTCAGTGCTTGATAATATGCTCAAAggagctagaatcttaatcatgtTTCTAATTCATGGTTCAATTttaattctcataaaatagattgaagtttctAAGAGTCTAaaaaattttgtaagaatttaaggaagctctattgaggtatgtatggctaaaaccccctttgattagaaattgagctccgttagTGTTTacgcaaatgtggtaagactagaATTGgttgatgtattgattgttatttcacatgaattggtttgctattatatatatatacacacacatgaAGGGTGTGCCTCAATGTATGCAATGTACTATTTTGATATTTAAAGATGTGCGAAGAATATGAACCATATATTGAAATGTCTAGGCTACAAGCAAAGattaaaactgagattgtcatgccaactatgtgaaatcttacctaTGCTTACAACatgaattgcttttgtatgtgcttATGATCCCAAATTGCAAGGTTAACATTGAAAAtggaaatgatgtgataattgtggccctaagtgcctacgaattgatatatgtgaaataaagatttaaacgagatgattaatgagaaaggaacaacaccTCGGTAAGGCAGTCTAAccaatcgggtcgtgatcggatgccttgccgcacacatggtggtattatgctgatattgaattctggAAAAggagaatgagattgtgatttgaggtacatgtctcaattgaggcaacctagccgatcggatcGTGATCGGACTCCTCTCAGAAAAGCGGTGGTATTATGATTGAtgatgaacagtatgaaatgccccaaactaaagctttagaaattatgtgaaagctatatgattcttttattcgATGATGTTATATTTGGCTAAAGCTTTCGATTGTCTCTTGTGATTTACTTATTCTtacatgatagttctttctaatgagatgatgtttagttatacatactagtactattccatggtactaacgtccctttttgccaagggcgctacatttttgaatgaatgtaggtggctccatagcggacagtgccgatcgcgcatagcagagtatcctcctctcaaagtcttggtgagcccctttttccttcaaggggttatgttgtacataaTTTGTTGTAGACTTCCACTTTTTAGGTATAGCTAGGGCCTTGTTGCTGGCGTTGTCATCAttatcttttgtatccttagaggctccgtagacgtttgtgtgagTTATGTACGAGTGCTGGATTGGTctatgaactatgttgtaattctaaactccTATTTCTCTAAATTGTAATTGTATGGAATCTTTgaacttaactacggtttaaggttgtgatataaTATGAACTACAAATGTTGAAAGTACAACctttcctattgtctaaataaacgaAACCATGGTTTTCTTAATCATATTatgttgggtagaaagtgttcgaTAAGGTTGCTCAGTCGGGcttactcgattgagcgccggtcgcgcctcccaaggttggggcgtgacacttCTGTTATCGGGAGACATCTTGTAGTCCACTTGACCTGACTTGGTTTTAGAGCTTTCAAGTGGGAGACCcaggcttcaaacccttctggagCGTTGTAGCTTTTCACCCTTTCCTCGTAGCTCTTGATGAAGTTATCTATGCTCGAACCATAGCTTATGAATTTGGGGTGATGGCAGAGATGCTCAATCAACCACATTTGTAGAAGAATattgcaaccttcaaagaatTAAGCCCCGGCCTTGCACAATGTCACTGCTTGATAAATGGTTGCCAGCACTAACggagcaagtgtatgatctttcttagtagtgaggatttgtgcaattctcgCCATACGGATATCCACCGTCCCTTCTGTGTTTGGAAAGACCATAATCCCCAAAAACGCCACAATGAAAGCGAACCAACGATGAATTTGCCAGATGCccttatcttgtttgttgttcaaacccttttcatgTGTTTCAAACTCAGCTGAGTGACCGAACCTGAAGTACAAGAAGTAGAAAGAGCAACATCCTTTGTTTACATaggccttcttcattttcttactgatattcaggaggtcaaagaacttgtcaACGGAAGGAGGCCTTGGGAATATAAGTTGTTGTTTCCTCAAATTTCGGCCAAACACAATATACCCGGCCATCTCCTCCAGAGTAGGGGTTATCTCAAAATCTGATAAACAAAAACATTGTGGacggggtcccaaaaagttaccaaagccttgattagATCTTTCCGTGGTTCGATTTCCAAAATGTTTATAAGGGTACCCAACTGCTCTTTCACCCAATCCcgaccatcttcatctagatcattctACCACATACGCAGTTGCAGTTCAGCATGTTGTATGACCAACTCTGACGGATTTTGGACAGTGTTCATTTGTACCTATGGAAGGTTAAGGTTAGGTTTGACTCTGGTGGACTTTTGTAAAACAggtttttcaatttctaaaagaaaaatcaacgAACTATGACCCCCTCCCCTCTATGCTACTTTTAGCAAAGTGGTcgttgcaaatgtggccccttcacaattccaaataaattttgaggccgaggaaaAATGCTTTATGGAAAAAATGACACTTTACCGACTGACTTATCCATTCTTTACGAATATATCCCTTCGTCAACTGAAAGATATTCTAAAGGCTATCCCGACAAGAATGACTCAAGACATAaccgaagctggatcggcttattcTCTTGACCAAAACACAAACTACATCTAGTTGACTatttactcttcttcttcttctttttttcaaaaaaataaggccgaaccttgtgtaggttgcctatgtatcccacattcggtgagaatcagaccatgcgtagttcggtcagttttgacatatTTGAAAGAGATACATTATtgactcattttgaaatgactctttttccttgttttttttttaaaaaattttggcagagtttcaggatattTCCAAATACCGGGGATTTTTCAGAACCAACCTTTATTTCTtccctacatcactcttggtttttctcttgatttacttttcctagccggtcaacatgcaagccgaaataaataaatatttacatagcacataggatgcatcaggatggtttgTTATTTTagatacacctgtcctagatagacctaacccctgtattgagtccccaaagtcaaatgcacatgatgcaaacaaactttcctactagggatccatcATGAGGTTGTGTTATTAtaagtttaaacctggggttgtgttcttgacatggcttacccgagcgaacaactcgagccaaagagggggcaacgtaccgggagcactaaagtctacccggccttgttgttggcccagcctcgttctatttggtatgacttctacagaaaaagctgtccacgcgaacgtgtgcaccatttttagaagactcagaggggtggcgtaagaagacaattATATACAagccaaataatatcaaagcggtaaatagaCAGCAATTAGCACAAAAGGTTcgcaaaatacagtaatattaacaataaataaagccaaata
Coding sequences within:
- the LOC138879377 gene encoding uncharacterized protein — protein: MDTDYVAWFEKRSCANNEPEPEPESPTKRPHIQAFDNKVQEILAWGEKEKKYQAAIHTLDQKLRNMEFNNDLQEQEVEGERRRLVKENEALQVQIRKMKIAAENPVKSEKEKKLIEKLKLKVHDNGFELEKTEAELGKARAELDKSMEGWASFVRQLKEMYGKGIVGLKKKVDVLENQMTNQARDFKVEREHGYALMSQLEKNLQQFEEKNYTIEQVLEDRSQQIGRLLQEKGIIRERVRRIADYIVMKCNKCKDMTLSMFFASVMIFVRQIMDELFCLQEDMAHMPATRPTGATVEALMYS